acctcccaagtgctgggatcgcaggtgtgattcttgtttttcttcaggGATGGGCTTCTTCCTGTGTTAAGTCTCAATTCTTCTTACACATGCTGACACATACTTTATAGGTGAGGAAATAGATTTGAATACCAGCCCTCCTGACTCAATGTCCCTGTCTGGCTTTAGAACTCATGTGACTgccgggcgtggtggcacacgcctttaatcccagcacttgggaggcagagacagaggggcctctgtgagttcaaggccagcctgatctacagagagagttccaggacaggctccaaagctacagagaaaccctgttttgaaacccccccccaaaaaaaaaggaaaagaagaaggagaagaggaggaagaggaagaggaagaggaagaggaagaagaagaagaagaagaagaagaagaagaagaggaagaggaagaggaagaggaagaggaagaggaagaggaagaggaagaggaagaagaagaagaagaagaagaagaagaagaagaagaggaagaggaagaggaagaggaagaggaagaggaagaggaagaggNNNNNNNNNNNNNNNNNNNNNNNNNNNNNNNNNNNNNNNNNNNNNNNNNNNNNNNNNNNNNNNNNNNNNNNNNNNNNNNNNNNNNNNNNNNNNNNNNNNNNNNNNNNNNNNNNNNNNNNNNNNNNNNNNNNNNNNNNNNNNNNNNNNNNNNNNNNNNNNNNNNNNNNNNNNNNNNNNNNNNNNNNNNNNNNNNNNNNNNNNNNNNNNNNNNNNNNNNNNNNNNNNNNNNNNNNNNNNNNNNNNNNNNNNNNNNNNNNNNNNNNNNNNNNNNNNNNNNNNNNNNNNgaagaagaagaagaagaagaagaagaagaagaagaagaagaagaagaggaggaggaggaggaggaggaggaggaggaggaagaagaagaagaagaagaagaagaagaagaagaagaagaagaagaagaagaagaagaagaagaagaagaagaagaagaagacctcATGAGTGACTCTGGTTACCTAGGCTCCCTCTGGCTGAGCAATCATCTATGGAGTCCAAAAGagcattagatcctctggaactggagttacaggcagttgtaatccacttgaggtgggtgctgggaacccaactttggtcctctgaaagagcagcatgcgctcttaatcactgagccatctctccagccccatctgatGTTTCTAAGTCAGCATCCGTACTCACCAATGCCTGCTGACATCAGGCATCCTGGATGGCAGTGGACCTCCTCTAATGCCTGCAGCTACACTATCTCCCAGTTATTTCTACTGAAGCTCTGTGGTCCATCAGAAACCAGTCAGCTGCTCAGGCCAAAGGCTGGGAGTGGTCCCAGCTTCTGCCCACACGGCCTGCTTCATTGACAATACTCTTGATGTTAGCTCCAGAATGGAGAGCAGAGACCCCACCCACTGACCTCCTCTCGGCCCCTGCTATCCAGGCCACACCCCCCTTACACAaactgctctctctgctttccacacTCACTagacccccaccccccccccaggccaAGCTCATTTCCACGTAGCAGCTATGATCTTCAAACTCAAAATAGCACATTGTCAAACCCATCTCAGCCCTCGGTGGAACTGTGGTCAATTCGAAATGCCCTAAGCAGTCAGCATCTAGATTCCACTCATCCTTCCAACCTCGCCTTTCCATCATGTCCTCTGTCTCTGGCCACTATGCTTCTTTGGTGTTCTTAGCATGGTTGGAGCCTTCCGACCTCAGGGAGATCCCAGGACCTAATCTGGCGCCTGGCGTGTATGGGATGGGTCATGGAACAGGCTGAAGGAGTGAGATTATCTCTGAACCTAATTCTAGGACTTCCACACCCATCATTCCCTTCTCTTTAGACCTGAAATTTGTCTCATTACTCCGCTCCGAGTCAGTACACAGCTGGAAAAGGCTGCAGAACACTGGCTGGGAAAGCCTGTCTCCTGGTCAGTCCCTGCTAGGAGATAGTGTTTCTGAACTCACTGCACAGAATACTAGAATTAGGAAGACCCAGCACCACATTAACAAAGAGTTTAGGGTCCTTTGTGTCTCGACAGGAGGTTGTTTCCTAAAGTGATTGTGTTTCTCAGGGTtatctgcctctttttcctgCCCCAGCAAGCTGCTGTTCTCTCAAAGACCCCCAGTATCTGCTAAAGCCACCTGAGTGGGAAATCTGTTTGGTCTGCTTATTAGGAGGGGTACCTCTTGTATTTGTATggtcttttaaaagatttatttttaagtgtgagtgcgtgcgtgcatgtgtgcgtgcgtgtgtgtgtgtgtgtgtgtgtgtgtatgcatgcatgtgagtaccGGCTCCTTCAGAGGCTGAAGAGGGTGTCAAAAACCCTGGAGCTAGTTACAGGATGTTGTCAACCACCTGATGTAGAAGTTTAGAACCaattcgggtcctctgcaagggcagtataTGCTCTCAGTGGATCAGTCAGCTCTCAAGCCCCTATTTGTATAGTCTTCGGACTCACACGGGTGTTTTTAAAGTCTTAAAGCACACTTAGTGTCAGCAGGAGTCTCCACTCTTGGTGAGAGGCTCTTTATGCCCTTGTATCCGTTCTCATCATCACCAAGTTCCCGActagttcagatccccagccaACATGAGGGCCCCAGCCTTGATCTCCCGGCCTCTCTCCTGGagagttctttttgttttgaaatagggtctcaagCCAGACTGGCCTTCACCTTACCATGTAGCggaggatggccttaaactcaagtcctcctgcttctgctgccccagTGCTGTGTAGACCACCACACCCGgtttacacagtgctggggatggagacagGGGCTCCGTCCATGCCAAGTAAGCAATCTACCCGCTGGGCCACACTGCCGCCTAGCCctgtctgctcctgcctcctgtacCTGGAACAATGCCTCCTCACAGGGGCAGGTGCCTCCCGAGTTGTGGATGAGGTCTGCCACCCTTCTACCAGGCAGTTTCCCTCTCTCATCCCTCTCTTGGCCTCAGTCTTACTCAGCTCCTGGGTCGTGGCTTAAACATCACCTCCGCATTTTATGACACACCACACCGAGCTGGGTGCGCCACTTCTAGGCTCCCCGTGTCCTCCTGAACCCTCACAGTGACACCAGCGGCATTTAGCCCTCTGGTCCTGACATGTCGGTGCCTGCACTTGCTTCCCCACCAGAGGGAGAGCGCACTGAGGGCAGGGGCCCACTGAGGGCAGGGGCCGAGCTGACTCAGTTATTTCCCCACCATCCTAGGCTGGGCAGAGCTGGGAGCTGTCAGGAAACATCTGCAATCATGATCTTGTCTTTGCCCTGCTGGGAGAGCTTCAGGGCTTGCTTTTGCAACTCCTGCCTGCCCCTCACGCTCTCTCCTGTCACCTCTGGCCTGTCCTCCTGTTCTTTCAGCCTAGCCATTCCCTCTGGCAGGAACACTTTGCTGCAGTCAGCAAAACACTCGGCCCTATTTTACGTCGTTCTGCGCTGAGGCAGGGCTGTCTCCCCAGGTACAGCCCTTTTCTGCTTAAATGGACAGGACACCAACCCCGTTGACACAGGTCAGCACCTGACTGCTGCAGTATATCGCACCGTGtactctcctcccttttccctcttcttttcatttcttcccacctctctccttctctggccCCCCTCTATCTTCTtggccctttttttttccttctgtggccTCTAGGTTCTGTCCCGAGCGGCTTCTGCAGTTAGCTGCATCacaggtctcatgctcagagttTGAGTACGGTATAGACACAAACATCTTAGTGCAAACTCCTCCAAGAGGCTGATGCGCCTCGGCTTCGGAGTCAAGGCCGCCGGGTGCGCAGATGTCACAGCGCCCTCTTGTGGCCACATCTGAATACAGCGCCTTTCTCACACTAAGCCCGAGATGAGGGCAAAGTCCCAGGGACTCTCCTGCTTCAGAAATGAGGGGGTGCCTTGCTGTGCGTGCGTCAGGAAGAAGGTCCTCTGGCTTCCAGTGTAAGCTCCCAGTACAGGGACCAAGAACACCTGCTCCCTCTCCGAGTCACTGCTATGTGACGCTGGGAAAGTTACTTGGTTGGGTTGCACGTTCATTTACCATAAATGAGTATTAAACACATATTACTCTCATACTACTGCACTAACAAGGGAGGAAAGCCCTCTTGGCACGAGGCCAGCCCCACAAACGCACAAGCTAGGAACAGTACAATCTGCCTGGAGAATCTTCAGCTCCGCCTCCCCTGTCCCCCAATACCCGCTTCCTATCCATAGTCGTTTCTCTTTACAGCAGCCAAGGAATTTTTAGAAAGTGGTCTTTGGATGCACTCCCAGAATAGAAGCCTCGAAACTGGCATTCACTGTTAGAATAAAACTCAAGTATTTGACTCCGCAAACACCTGGTTCAGCTCAGAGCTGGCAAATGGACCCCCTGCTGGTTCCTGGGAGGGATCAAGGTTATTCCCTTACCCTGGATGCTGAATTGACAGCTCCCTCCTCCAGAGGGAGCTCTTCCCCAAAAAAACTTTTGAGAGTTTTGCTTTATTTGGGTTCCCGCTCAAAGGTCACCTCCCCAGAGGACCTTCCTTCActggcttcttcctcccttcctctattCTCTtgtgctggagatgtggctcagagaGGCTGTCTAGAATCCCTAGGTGTGGTTCATGGTAGAGGCCCTGCCTAGCTTCCCCGGTGAGGGACTCGAGGTGTGGCTCAGCTTGTTAGACCCttgattcaatccccagcactggaaagggaAAGAGCGAGGCTTCCGGCCACCTGGTATTTACTTGCACGCAGTTCTTTTCTCACAGGCTGCAAATGCCTGTGCTCATGGCAGCTTCCTGGCACCTCGGGACCAAACAGAGGATGTCcaatgtttgctgaatgaataatCGACATGGTGCTTAATACCCTCAGAGAACTTGAAGGAGGCAGGGCATCCTCTCTGCCTTTCAGACCTAAGTTAATTAGGGAAATGGATACCAAGGGGTAAGCAGGTCACTTCCCTGAGGACAGGACCACAGAGGTTAAGGAGCGGAGCGCTCTCTGTCCAAGGTAAAAGCCTCTAGTACTCAGCCAGGCCACACCTGGAGATAGGATTCTCAGCACCAAGTCTCTCTTCTGGGGGAAGTTTCCTCAGCCTCTCTATTGCCTATAAGGCAAGGTAGCATCCAGAAGCCTGGAGCCCCCTGGTGGCCAATCCTTACTATGCAGCGCCAAGCTGGACACAGTTGGCCAAGTACTTTGACCTCTGGACTCTCATCTCTGCAGAGATCTGATGGGGTGACGGCAAGCCAGCTCTATTTTCACAGGGGGAAATGGCAGTCAGAGAGGTTAAAGCACACGAGCTCTGCCCCCAGAATCCAAGCGTGGGGTGCCCCCTCACCCACAGCAGCTACCAGGAGTGGATGAGGCAGACACAGCCCCTGTGGCCTTCTAACTGAGTGACCGATAGCCATGATAGCCTTGAGGTTGCAAAGGGAAGAATGGAAGGTTCCTGTAGGTACAAAGCCAAACTTAAAAcgaagcttctggaaagcaacGTGTGCTGAAGCCTCGCACACTGACTCCCTTAGgtctctgtggctgtgatgaaataccacgGCCAAAGCCTCTTagggaggaaagattttatttcaattCACATCTCTCAGGgtccattactgagggaagtcagggcaggaactgaagcagatgccatggaggaacactgcttacagACTTTCTCAGtccgttttctttctttttcgtttttcaagacagggtttgtcggtgtagccttggctgtcctggaacttgctctgtagaccaggctgactttgcacggcctgtctctgcctccagagtgctggtattaaaggtgtgcaccatcaccacccagcagcCTACTTTCTTACAGTACCCAGGACCACCCGCCTAGGTGActgcactgctcacagtgggctgagctcTTCCATAACAATCAACAATCAGAAAATGCCCCAAAGGCTTACATATAGGTCAACCTTATGCTCCAAAGGCTTACATATAGGTCAACCTTAtgaaggagacattttctcagatgATCCCAGCCTGGGGCAAgttagcaaaataaaacaaaaacaaacaaacaaaaaatgaccaGCCAGGACACTGACCCAACAGTCATGTGAAAACCACACAAACTTGGTTTGGAATGTATCAACTCAGCAGACCATTGGCTTCCAATGACtcacaggcaaagaaagtcaTCAGATAGCAGCTGAGACCCACAGCAGGGATTTCCCAAACCTTGCTGGAACCTACCTACACCAGTGCATCTGGCCAATGGCTTGAttaatgactttcttttgttctagGGCTGTAAATAGTTGTGTAACTGCTACCACAGCAGTGTCCCTGGGGCAACCTGAACCCACATACCCTGCACCAGAAGCTTCTGGTTCAGAATAAACTTTCTCTGACTCTCTCAGGAGCAAGTTTTCCCTTGATGAAAGGGCAGGGTGACGATGTGAATGTGTTCCTATTACTCCTTTGACTTTGTTTACCTGACTTGGGCAGACAAAGTGAGGCCAGGGCTATTCAGAGCCCACAGAGGTGTGCAGGAATGCAGGGTTGCTGGTCCCTTCTCCCTCAGGCCTGGTAGCCTAGCCCGGGGCTCCCTCACTGTCTCCAAGGTTCAGGTTGCTGTGCAGAGCACAGTCCCTCCATGGTACACAGTCACTCCACTTAGGAAGCTCTGGAAGGGCAAGGCGGTCACTTCACAGTGCACAGATCGCTTCACAAGAACAGGGCACTACTGGGCACGGTCACTTTTCAGGGCACAGGACAATGTAGAGTTCAGGACTCAGGTCACTCCGAGGGGCTCACATCACTCTGTAGGTCACAGGTGGCCCCCGCCCGGTCTCCTCCTTCCCTGCACAGGGTGGCTCCATCTCTAGATTGCTCACAGCTGCAGGATTCCTGTGGGGCCGCAGGGTCACTGGTGGCCTGGCTTGGGTTCCCAGGCAGTGGCGGCTCGGCTTGTAACATGCGGCGGCCCTTGCCGATAGCCAGGCGTGGCAGGCCTCGGTTGAGGCCATCCAGGAGCGCACAGGCCTGGCAAAGCGCATGGCTGGCCAGTGCCCCGCAGCGGGTGCAGGTACCTGGAGGAGGGGGCCGAGCTGCTGGGGCAAGAGCAAGGCGCTCTGCTGAGTGCACGAGGTCCAGCACTGCCGAAGGTCGCGCTGCCTCCAGGCGCTTGAGCAGGTCGCGAGCGTGGCCGCGGAAAGCCTCGGGTGCATATACGCACTCTTCGGAGAAGTAGCGCAGGCGGCGGAAGTGAGCGTACAGCACCACCTCCTTCTGCGAAGCAAACTGCAAAGGCCGGCACCGCGGGAGTGCGCACCCCTCGCCCGCAGAGCCCAGCACTCCACCCCGCGCCAGCCGCCCAGCATCACCGCGC
The nucleotide sequence above comes from Microtus ochrogaster isolate Prairie Vole_2 unplaced genomic scaffold, MicOch1.0 UNK14, whole genome shotgun sequence. Encoded proteins:
- the Ctu1 gene encoding cytoplasmic tRNA 2-thiolation protein 1, encoding MPAPTCSSCHAARAALRRPRSGQALCGSCFCAAFEAEVLHTVIAGRLLPSGAVVAVGASGGKDSTVLAHVLRELAPRLGITLHLVAVDEGIGGYRDAALEAVSSQAARWELPLTIVAYADLFGGWTMDAVARSTAGSGRSRSCCTFCGVLRRRALEEGARLVGATHIVTGHNADDMAETVLMNFLRGDAGRLARGGVLGSAGEGCALPRCRPLQFASQKEVVLYAHFRRLRYFSEECVYAPEAFRGHARDLLKRLEAARPSAVLDLVHSAERLALAPAARPPPPGTCTRCGALASHALCQACALLDGLNRGLPRLAIGKGRRMLQAEPPLPGNPSQATSDPAAPQESCSCEQSRDGATLCREGGDRAGATCDLQSDVSPSE